The DNA sequence agaaatcaAGCCACtactaaaaaaaagtaatacaatTGATGAGGTGTAATAGCTGACAAATCAAATTTGTTCATTAAAGTTGCCTTATGTTTTTGGAAACATGTCTAAGCACTACAGTATTATCAAAAtattcttggttttagcctcTTTCTAACGAGAACAATGAATATGTTATGTGTGGCTGGTCTCAGATGATCCTGTCGGTGTAGAAGCTGGATGTGGAGGGCCTGGGTGGATGTGGTTACATGTGGTCTTGAGGTTGCGAGGCCGGTTGGAAAGTACTgccaaaatctctgaaacaaCACTGGAGGTGTCTTATGGTTGAAGAAAGAACATTCAGGTCAACGAGCCAATTGCTGCAAAACTGCACATTTCCAAAAGTTCTGGGATCTTTCATTTCAACTCATGAATCATGggatcaaaacacaaaaagttctgtttatatttttgttgaatgtaataattataataatgttgataataataataataataataagtagaaGAAAAGCAGCTCAAAGTACTCCCAAGTagaacaaatagaaaaaaatgtaatctgaaacatagataaaacaataaatggtTGCCACAATTACATAAAAGCTATCTCAAACACGTGCCTTTTGTAGCAGAGTCTGAAAGTCAGTGATAGATGAAACGTCTTCTCTTGTTTTAAGTGGCATGGCGATTTAACAGTCATAACTGTACACAGTCGTCACCCGACCACTCCTACGCATTGGTGCTCTCTCCTCTTCAGTGTGCGCAGCCCGCCAAGCCGATGGTCTCTATCTGAGTGTCAACCGTAAGAATAACAGgaagctaataaaaaaaacaatttcctgtTAGACCAGCATTAACATTCATGGGTTCATTTTTGGTGGTGCAGCAGTGGTCAGGCATGCATTTGTGCTAACGAGCCATGCAGATTACTGTATAGCACACGGGCTCACAAAGCGGCAGCTACAGTGAGACTATGAGAAGCAGGTGAATTTGCATTGACCCTTGCATACATACGATCAGTTACATTAAATCACAAGACAACAGgtacataaacacaaatattcaACCACtcaaatataatcaaatatCTATTCAAACATTACAGTGTGCAAAGACCAACGTGATCAGAACAATAAGTAAAAAAGTCAAATAGCAGCCAGATATACCCACGCGTTCAAACACATTCAAGTGCTCTGGTGGCCCTGATGTGCAAAGAGCAGAGTGTTAAAAACAGATGATGAAAGCAAGTTCAGTCCACGAGCAGTTCAGTGTCAGCAGGCCTGGCAAAGGCAGGTGCACTGTAGCGTCTGATAGCACCCGGCAGGAATGACCTCCTGTGTCGCTCATTTACACACCGGGGCTGAATGAGCCTGTTGCTAAAGGCGCTCTTTAGCTTGGCTGACATGCTGTGTAGGGGGTGGGAGGCGTTATCCAAGATCGCCAGCAGTTTTTCCAGCATTCTGTCCTCCGCCACCTCCTCCATCTTGGATCCAATGACAGACCCAGCCTTCTTTATGGGTTTGTTCCGTCTGTTGGCGTCCTTTGCTTTGATGCCCTCCAGGGCTGGCCCATGGCATAAATGCACTATGCGCTTATTTAGGGCCACACCTGCTAGGCGGGGCCACACAATCTATTGTTTATCTAAAGTAAATAACGTATTTCTCGTAATTACGTTATTTATctcctatcgcggaactagcggtataagcTTAAAATGGAATgtcaacagaacatttcatagcaatgtaatgtaagaaggattttaccaagagaACCTCCCGGGTTCCAGGTTCAATACCAGGTTCAAACGTTCATTGGTTGGCCCAAACAAAGTCAGTCTTCTACATAGAAAAAAAGTCCTTGTTCAGATTCACCCATTTCAAGAGGGAAGTACCTGAAAATTTTAACCCATAAAAAGCattgaaatgtgttcattttaagaCAGCTACTCTTTAATGCCTCAAAATACTGCACAGACAGTGTGCGATACTTCATCCAAACTAACAATGGCCCAAATATTCAGACAACACAACAGCCATATTATGCTCTCTTTGGGATGTTGCCTTAGGGTAGGTAGTTTAAAAGTAACTtataagtaaacaaataaataaataaataacgccCACAGCAGGGGAAGGTTTAGTTGGCCAGGATCCCTCTGTTAATTGCTATCTAGCGAATGTCAAAGCTGCAtacgaaaggtcttcctctgcctccacTCTGCGAGCTTGGCTGCAGCCTGCAGTGTGGCATACTGTAGGCAGATAGTGCACTAATCGATTATTAATGACTGGTTGACAGCTGctgttaattaaacatgcagcTGTAGAAATCTGAGTCAAAATTGTTATAACAGCGGGTAAATTCAGTTCTGGAAATGGTTGTGTTAGTTTCAAATGGAAGGCCATCTGCGAACTGTTCGTGAAAGTGTCTAGCAGCAAAGCCACTAgaacacacaacaaaatgtttgcACCTTTGGAGGGTAATGGGCGGGGTATTGCACCTGCAGACCAATTGCAAAGGCCTGAGGTAAAAATGACAGGAGCATAAGTTCCATTGTTCGACCACGTATTTGCTGTACATACATGTGGGTTCATattgtccacagaagactttgTTGAGAGAATCGCAATGGACATCAAATCATATCACACCATCTGTATACTGCTCTGTCTTTTCTCAGgtaattctttttctttcttacatcaaatgttaattgttttaaatagcTCAATGACTGCCTCTGTATCCAAATCACAATTAGCTTAGTAAATAAAGTGAACTAACGCTAATAAATGACAAAGAACGCATTGTCAGTCAATTAGTTTAATTAAATCTGTTGAAAGAGATGTGTCCTGTAGTGCTATGGAttgatattatttatgaaaGGCAAAGATGGATTTTCCATTGCACTTTATTGCaagtaaagttaaaaaaaagatcagatcagatcagatcagaaCTTAATGTAAACTGACAAATCAACAGATATATATCAATCTTATCAGCCAATTTCAAATAACTGTAACTtgagattttattttgatttaacaAACTAAAAATGGATGTCTGTTTTTCTACACAGGAGAGAGCTGTGGCCAAACAGTGTACGGTAAGATGGGAGAAAACGTATACCTACATCTGCAGGAGTCACACGGAAGGTCTTTCCCTGATATTGAATGCTGGCATCAAAATATACTTATAGCCAAGACAGCACGTTCTGTTAACCCTTTTGCAGAGGTTTTTAGTAATGGAACACTGAAACTGCACAATGTCGGGAGAAACTGCAGTGGAGTTTATACTGTTAGTGCCTACGATGCCAATGGCACGGTCCATCTGAAGGAGAGCTCTCACTTGGTTGTGATTGGTAAGTCTTCAGTTGGCATGCACAATACTGTATTGTTAATATTGATGTTTAATAATGTGAACTATAACACTCAGTATGCAGTGACCATAGCTTAGTAGCTTGTGACTGTGAAGTGTGAACAAGTGCACATTCCTCTCTTAGATCCTCCGGTGGTTGAGCTTGTTGCCTGTATCCTGGGAGTTTCTGTGTTGTACTGTGCGGGGGAAAACGGTCCTGATGCCGTGTATGAATGGAGAGTCAGCATCCAGAACCAGGGAGGTCTAAATGTCTCCAGTCATACAGGGAAACATGTGACTCTGGACTATTCAACTGGAAACATCTCCTGCTCTCTGATAATGGGAAACTATAGCAGTCGGAGTGCGTCTTATTCCCTGTCCTGTGCAGGTAAATCATGCTTTATTATCCCAgataataaataactaaatagcATCTTTAACCCTTAACTTGGCAGTATTACCAGTATGAACAGTATTTTGAATATGCATTTTTGTGAACATTACAGTGAACTTTATACGTTCTGAATGGGTTCCATAGGGGAACCCTTTATAGCTCTCTATGGAACCAtctatggtaggtgtgaaaagtgtgaaagctacCAGACTGAATCAatttgcctgacaaagaacccGAGAtgggttcctctatggagacacaaAACCCTTTagaaccctttcttctgagagtgcatTGTGAACATGCAGGATGCATGAGCACTGTTTGGAACAAACCTGAGTACAGTCATTTAATCTGTATATTGAAATGATGAAGAACATTATTCTGATGATGATGCCTAAATaactaattaaattttatttgaaggGTCTGCTGGGTTGGTTCCAGAAACACAGTTGTCTGTCAGTCTCGGGGTCACTGTCATGCTGGTCCTTCTTTGCTTCATGACATGTGGAATTTCAGTCGGTGTACAAATATGCCGCAAGCGACAGAATTCAAGTAAGAATTAATCAAAATTTTcatggtgtgtgtgatttcatatATTAGtgacttttatatttttcacatacagtcaaattgcaaaagtaaaaaagtaagTACACTATGTACTTTATAATGTGCTATAAACAAtgtagaataaaaataaaatgaaataaatgtatatatggtttttgaaatcatatttaaaactgGTAATTCTGGTAATAGATTTTCATACTAATGTCAAATTATAACATTAAAACCACTACTGGATTTGACCACCGGGTTATAATAATTCCTActtttatatgaatatgaaagaaATATCATATTTTACTAAATGTTTCCTCTAGATGTGAAGTCTGAAGAAAGCGGTTGCTCTCTTAAGATGACCCAGGATGACGGGATTGTTTACGTTAACGTTGGAGTTGGAAAACGACACAAATAGCTTTTTACATCCCTTCTATTAAAAATAACtgttaaaaatctattttttgttttcatgacaactgAAATATGTAGAAAACAGTAATTCTGTGCTTTGATATCTTTaagaaaaatgtctttatgAAAACTTTGACATATGCGTGTATATTTATGCGTGTACATATgcgtgtatatatttgtgtaaaaGTTACATACGTGTTGCATATAATTGTGCTTACCTTTTTTGTGATAACTATGTGACAAATGGCTGTGGGtgtgtttctttaaaattaaagcAACAGGAAAAGCAACtttgtcatttctattttaTGATGCCTGCTTAGTACTGGATTTATAGTATGtatttctgtgaatattttggaaaaatagTTAGCAATGCtgtaactatttttatttaaaatgataagaCTTAAAAATTTGTCAAGCGGATTCAAAGTCAACAGGGCTCACACCTGTCTGGGAAGTGATAGAACTATGCAGTATTACATCAGAGGAGGAATTACAGATGGGCAACAGAGCAGTGTCAATGTCTGATGCAACAGCACGTTATTACACAAGCGATTCACCTCACCTGTTTTGGTGCGTCTGAAATAGTTGCGGCGGATGTTAAGTTGGTTAAATATACAATTGGCAAACATTCTAGGGAAGGCCTGGATTTGTGGCTGGTCTCAGACGATGCTGTCGGTGTAGAAGCTGGATGTGGAGGGCCTGGGTGGTCGTGGTTACACGTGGTCTTGAGGTCGCGAGGCCGGTTGGAAAGTACCGCCAAAATCTCACAAACAACACTGGAGGTGTCTTATGGTTGAGGAACGAACATTCAGGTCAACGAGCCAATTGCTGCAAAACTGCACATTTCCAACGGACCTTTCACTGTCCCCAGCTATTTGTGATCATGGCAAAAAGTTCTGGGATCTTTCATTTCAGCTCATGAAACATGGGGCCAAGCCTTTACAAGTTGTGTTTCTATTATTGTTCAGTGAGTGTAATAACGATAATAatgttgataataataataagtagaaGAAAACCAGCTCAGTGTACTCTCAAGTAggacaaatagaaaaaaaaatttaatcagaaaaactgttaaaacaataaaaggttGCAACAATTACATGAAAGCCATCTCAATCAAGAGCGTTTTGTAGCGGAGTCTGAAAGTCAGTGATAGATGAAACGTCCTCTCTTATTTTAAGTGGCATGGCGATTTAACAGTCATAACTGTACACAGTCGTCACCCGACCACTCCTGCGCATTGGTGCTCTCTCCTCTTCAGTGTGCGCAGCCCGCCAAGCCAATGGTCTCTATCTGTGAGTGTCAACTGTAAGAATAACaggaagctaaaaaaaaaacaatttcctgtCAGACCAGCATTAACATGTACGGGTTTAGTTTTGGTTGTGCAGCGGTGGTCAAGCACGCATTCGTGCTACCGAGCCATGCAGATTACTGTATAGCATACAGGATCACAAAGCGGCAGCTACAGTGAGACTATGAGAAGTAAGCAAATTTGCATTGccattacatacatacaatcCGTTACATTCATGAGAGAATGATGAGGACAggacattaattttttttctcttcctctaaCGCGACCTTTCTCCAGCGATATCAGAACAGCACTGGGACCACAAGTGCGCATGTGCGAGCGAGATGTGCGATGAttgacagatagacagacagacagacagacagacagacagatagacagacagatagatagatagatagttgtCTTTATTAATCCCCAGAGGTAAATTCAATCATCATAGCAGCCAGGTACATTAAATCACAAGACAACAGGTACATAAACGCAAATATTCAACCACtcaaatataatcaaatatCTATTCAAACATTAAAGTGTGCAAAGAGCAAAGTCATCAGaacaataagtaaataaaagtcAAATAGCAGCCAGATATACCCACGCGTTCAAACACATTCAAGTGCTCTGGTGGCCCTGATGTGCAAAGAGCAGAGTGTTAAAAACAGATGATGAAAGCAAGTTCAGTCCACGAGCAGTTCAGTGTCAGCAGGCCTGGCAAAGGCAGATGCACTGTAGCGTCTGATAGCACCCGGCAGGAATGACCTCCTGTGTCGCTCCTTTACACACCGGGGCTGAATGAGTCTGTTGCTAAAGGTGCCCTTTAGCTTGGCTGACATGCTGTGTAGGGGGTGGGAGGCGTTATCCAAGATCGCCAGCAGTTTTGCCAGCATTCTGTCCTCTGCCACCTCCTCCAGTGTGACCAGCTTGGATCCAATGACAGACCCAGCCTTCTTGAtgagttttttttcagtctgttggCGTCCTTTGCTTTGATGCCCTCCAGGGCTGGCCCAAGGCATAAATGCACTATGCACTTATTTAGGGCCACAACTGCTAGGCGGGGCCGCACAATCTATTGTTTATCTAAAGTAAATAACATATttttcgtaattacgttattTATCCCCTAttgcggaactagcggtataaatttaaTATGGAATgtcaacagaacatttcatgacaatgtaatgtaagaaggattttaccaagagaACCTCCCGGGTTCCAGGTTCAATACCAGGTTCAAAGGTTCATTGGTTGGCCCAAACAAAGTCAGTCTTCTACATAGAAAAAAAGTCCTTGTTCAGATTCACCCATTTCAAGAGGGAAGTACCTGAAAATTTTAACCCATAAAAAGctttgaaatgtgttcatttcaaGACAGCTACTCTTTAATGCCTTAAAGTACTGCACAGACAGTGTGCGATACTTTATTCAAACTACCAATGTCCCAAATATTCAGACAACACAACAGCCATATTATGCTCTCTTTGGGATGTGGCCTTAGGGTAGGCAGTTTAAAAGTAACttataagtaaataaataaataaataaataaataatgcacacaGCAGAGGAAGGATTACTTGGCCCGGATCCCGCTGTTAATTTCTATCTAGCGGATGTCAAAGCTGCAtacgaaaggtcttcctctgcctccacTCTGCGAGCTTGGCTGCAGCCTGCAGTGTGGCATACTGTAGGCAGATAGTGCACTAATCGATTATTAATGACTGGCTGATATCTGCTGTTAATTCAACATTCAGCTGTAGAAATGTGACTCAAAATTGTTATAACAGCGGGTAAATTCAGTTCTGGAAATGGTTGTATTAGTTCCAAATGGAAGGCCATCTGCGAACTGTTCGAAAAAGTGTCTGGCAGCAAAACCACtagaacaaacaacaaaatgtttgcaCCTTTGGAGGGTAATGGGCGGAGTATTGCACAAGCAGACCAATGACAAAAGCCTGAGATATAAATGACAGGAGCATAAGTTCCTTTGTCCGACCACATATTTGCTATATATACACGGGGGttcatattttccacaaaagGCTTTGTTGAGAGAATCGCAATGGACATCAAAACATATCACACCATCTCTATACTGCTCTGTCTTTTGTCGGGTAggctaattcattttttttcctacatcaaatgttaattgttttaaa is a window from the Anguilla anguilla isolate fAngAng1 chromosome 3, fAngAng1.pri, whole genome shotgun sequence genome containing:
- the LOC118224053 gene encoding uncharacterized protein LOC118224053 isoform X2, yielding MDIKSYHTICILLCLFSGESCGQTVYGKMGENVYLHLQESHGRSFPDIECWHQNILIAKTARSVNPFAEVFSNGTLKLHNVGRNCSGVYTVSAYDANGTVHLKESSHLVVIDPPVVELVACILGVSVLYCAGENGPDAVYEWRVSIQNQGGLNVSSHTGKHVTLDYSTGNISCSLIMGNYSSRSASYSLSCAGSARLVPETQLCVSLGVTVMLVLLCFMTCGISVGVQICRKRQNSNVKSEGSGHPLEMNQDDGIVYSEVRVGK
- the LOC118224053 gene encoding T-cell surface antigen CD2-like isoform X1; protein product: MDIKSYHTICILLCLFSGESCGQTVYGKMGENVYLHLQESHGRSFPDIECWHQNILIAKTARSVNPFAEVFSNGTLKLHNVGRNCSGVYTVSAYDANGTVHLKESSHLVVIDPPVVELVACILGVSVLYCAGENGPDAVYEWRVSIQNQGGLNVSSHTGKHVTLDYSTGNISCSLIMGNYSSRSASYSLSCAGSAGLVPETQLSVSLGVTVMLVLLCFMTCGISVGVQICRKRQNSNVKSEESGCSLKMTQDDGIVYVNVGVGKRHK